From Chryseobacterium joostei, the proteins below share one genomic window:
- a CDS encoding low molecular weight protein-tyrosine-phosphatase, producing the protein MKILMVCLGNICRSPLAEGIMKAKLPKDFWVDSAGTISMHEGKHPDKRAVKTGAYHNIDISKQKSRPIKKTDFETFDQIYCMDASVYKDVISKAGNEEERQKVSLFLEAAGEYKNTEVPDPYWGGMEDFEKVFQLLDAGCNQIAAHLTSQTQHLNS; encoded by the coding sequence ATGAAAATTTTGATGGTCTGTCTGGGGAACATATGCAGAAGTCCTTTAGCAGAGGGAATTATGAAAGCAAAGCTTCCGAAGGATTTTTGGGTAGACTCTGCCGGAACGATTTCTATGCATGAGGGTAAACATCCTGATAAAAGAGCCGTGAAAACCGGGGCTTATCATAATATTGATATATCCAAGCAGAAGTCAAGGCCTATTAAAAAAACAGATTTTGAGACTTTTGATCAAATCTACTGCATGGATGCCAGTGTATACAAAGATGTTATTTCCAAGGCTGGAAATGAAGAAGAACGACAAAAAGTATCGTTGTTTTTAGAGGCCGCCGGAGAATATAAAAATACTGAAGTTCCAGATCCGTATTGGGGTGGAATGGAAGACTTCGAAAAAGTCTTCCAGTTATTGGATGCCGGTTGTAACCAAATTGCAGCCCATCTCACCAGTCAAACACAACATTTAAATTCATAA
- a CDS encoding SAM-dependent methyltransferase → MLFLLPAYLSENTSITHFSPVIKDYIMQTDYFFVENEKTARKVVKFFAPEKKQADLKLFLLDKYTENADIKEAQELMMKGQDFGLLSEAGLPCIADPGNLIVKWCHEKNIRVIPISGPSSIILALISSGFNGQEFTFHGYLPIDKGEKKKQIQHLEGMVQKTGYSQIFMETPYRNNALFEDLTKFLSPNTKLCIAANINDPEHEFIRTKTIKDWQKQKPELHKVPAVFVLGK, encoded by the coding sequence ATGCTTTTTTTACTTCCAGCTTACCTATCTGAAAACACTTCTATTACCCATTTTTCACCTGTTATAAAGGATTATATCATGCAAACTGATTACTTCTTTGTAGAAAATGAAAAAACAGCCAGAAAAGTGGTTAAATTCTTTGCTCCGGAAAAAAAACAGGCAGATCTGAAACTGTTCCTGTTGGATAAGTATACAGAGAATGCTGATATTAAGGAAGCCCAGGAGCTGATGATGAAAGGGCAGGACTTCGGGTTGTTGTCAGAGGCAGGCTTACCGTGTATTGCAGATCCAGGGAATTTGATCGTGAAATGGTGTCACGAAAAAAACATCAGAGTAATTCCTATTTCAGGACCATCATCCATTATTTTAGCATTGATTTCCAGTGGATTCAATGGACAGGAATTTACATTTCACGGGTATCTTCCGATTGATAAAGGTGAGAAAAAGAAACAAATCCAACATCTGGAAGGAATGGTTCAGAAGACCGGCTATTCACAAATCTTTATGGAAACTCCTTACCGAAATAATGCACTTTTTGAAGATCTTACAAAGTTTTTATCACCTAATACAAAGCTTTGTATTGCTGCCAATATTAATGATCCGGAACATGAGTTTATCAGGACAAAAACCATAAAAGACTGGCAAAAACAAAAGCCGGAACTCCATAAAGTTCCAGCCGTATTTGTGCTAGGAAAATAA
- a CDS encoding DUF4349 domain-containing protein yields MKNLFLLLFCLSLSNCSKSGSNKHSVNTEIAQSKNEAPMAVLEVASAPIPPPMETPAMEHTSPKKTDTISRKIIKNGDMRIQVGDIKKAQTQVNDILKSNKAYIQNEEFKNTDVDENLDLTIRVPHKNFDALVNSFSDGVGSVLSKNISSDDVTEEYTDVSIKLANKRIYLEKYRDMLRSAATTKDILEIQENIRELEDEIDVSEGRLRFIDDRVNYSTLNLSLYKEKVRSSATSKVGFGSRFVDSLTEGWNSFVGFFLGIISLWPFLLLIPVIVFLWRKWRSRKRNK; encoded by the coding sequence ATGAAAAATCTATTTTTGTTATTATTCTGCCTTTCTTTGAGTAATTGCAGTAAATCCGGTTCAAATAAACATTCTGTAAATACAGAAATAGCTCAATCTAAAAATGAGGCTCCCATGGCTGTTTTGGAAGTTGCTTCTGCCCCAATACCCCCACCAATGGAAACTCCCGCTATGGAGCATACATCACCCAAAAAAACAGACACTATTTCCAGAAAGATTATTAAAAATGGAGACATGAGAATTCAGGTTGGAGATATTAAAAAAGCACAAACACAGGTTAATGACATCCTGAAAAGCAATAAAGCTTACATCCAAAATGAAGAGTTTAAAAATACAGATGTAGATGAAAATCTGGACCTTACCATTCGGGTTCCTCACAAAAATTTTGATGCGCTTGTTAATTCCTTTTCCGATGGCGTGGGTTCTGTCTTATCAAAAAACATTTCCTCTGATGATGTAACGGAGGAATATACGGATGTTTCCATTAAGCTAGCCAACAAGAGAATTTATCTTGAAAAATATCGTGATATGCTCAGAAGTGCAGCTACTACAAAAGATATACTTGAGATTCAGGAAAATATCCGGGAGCTGGAAGATGAAATTGATGTATCTGAGGGCAGGCTCCGATTTATTGATGACCGAGTGAATTACAGCACTTTAAATTTGAGTCTGTATAAAGAGAAAGTAAGAAGTTCAGCTACTTCAAAGGTTGGTTTTGGAAGTCGTTTTGTAGATTCTCTAACTGAGGGCTGGAATAGTTTTGTAGGTTTTTTCCTTGGCATCATTTCCCTTTGGCCTTTCTTACTATTGATTCCTGTCATTGTTTTCCTTTGGAGAAAATGGAGATCAAGAAAAAGAAATAAGTAA
- a CDS encoding DUF2891 domain-containing protein, translating into MRKTLLAFLFSPFLMYAQEVRKLTDDMALKLADKPLHCINQEYPNKTAHIINNAVEVSLTPKDLHPSFYGCFDWHSSVHGHWMLARLLKTKPNLPNAKEIEKILDESFQKEKLQTEADYFTKYQLTGTFERTYGWAWILKLDEELIRWDHPKAKIWHQNLKPLTDRILTSWKSYLPKQTYPNRTGVHPNTAFAMAFAIDWARANKDNEFENQLMEKAKYFFLKDQKTPAYLEPDGSDFFSPSLEITDLMRRVLPQKEFVLWLNNFYEKRSLENIEQIPVVSDLSDYQTVHLVGLSFSKAWCMKGIAKALPANHPLKKDFQKTADVFLANGLPLLFQGNYGGDHWLASFAVYALAD; encoded by the coding sequence ATGAGAAAAACTCTTTTAGCATTCTTGTTTTCACCATTTCTGATGTATGCCCAGGAAGTTCGAAAGCTTACGGATGATATGGCCCTAAAATTGGCAGATAAACCACTTCATTGTATCAATCAGGAATACCCGAACAAAACAGCGCATATTATCAATAATGCTGTGGAAGTTTCTTTAACGCCTAAAGATCTCCATCCTAGTTTTTATGGTTGTTTCGATTGGCATAGTTCTGTTCATGGACATTGGATGCTGGCCAGACTTTTGAAGACAAAACCCAATTTGCCAAATGCAAAAGAGATTGAAAAAATTCTCGATGAATCGTTTCAAAAAGAAAAACTTCAGACAGAAGCAGATTATTTCACAAAATATCAACTGACAGGTACATTTGAAAGAACTTACGGCTGGGCGTGGATATTAAAGCTGGATGAAGAACTTATCCGATGGGATCATCCGAAAGCTAAAATATGGCATCAGAATTTGAAGCCGTTGACTGATCGAATCCTTACATCATGGAAGAGTTATCTTCCGAAACAAACCTATCCAAATAGAACCGGTGTTCATCCCAATACAGCTTTTGCAATGGCCTTTGCCATCGATTGGGCAAGAGCAAATAAAGATAATGAGTTTGAAAATCAGCTGATGGAAAAAGCCAAGTATTTTTTCCTGAAAGATCAGAAAACACCTGCATATCTGGAACCGGATGGATCAGATTTCTTTTCGCCAAGTCTTGAAATTACAGACCTCATGCGAAGAGTTCTTCCTCAAAAGGAATTTGTACTATGGCTGAATAACTTTTATGAAAAAAGAAGCCTGGAGAATATAGAACAAATCCCTGTGGTAAGTGACTTAAGCGATTATCAGACGGTTCACCTTGTAGGATTATCCTTTTCAAAAGCCTGGTGTATGAAAGGTATAGCAAAAGCGCTTCCTGCTAATCATCCGTTGAAAAAAGACTTTCAGAAAACTGCAGATGTATTTTTAGCCAATGGACTTCCTCTATTATTTCAAGGGAACTATGGAGGTGACCACTGGCTGGCAAGTTTTGCCGTGTATGCTTTGGCAGATTAA
- a CDS encoding Mpo1 family 2-hydroxy fatty acid dioxygenase: MRKVDLLFVEYSKSHRNPTNKLIHWICVPLIFCTILGFISLIPSPHFCLSYFGCISIVSLVVIILISLFYIRLSLLIAVVMVIIMLLMEHFIYLTNIHLGKQSWIAYLSVFVMTWIFQFIGHKIEGKKPSFLKDLQFLLIGPIWLLGFILKKIGIRY, translated from the coding sequence ATGAGAAAGGTCGATTTATTATTTGTAGAATATAGTAAAAGCCATAGAAACCCCACCAATAAGTTAATTCATTGGATTTGTGTTCCTTTGATTTTCTGTACCATTCTTGGCTTTATTTCTCTTATCCCATCACCCCATTTCTGTCTCTCCTACTTCGGATGTATCAGTATTGTGAGTTTAGTTGTTATTATCCTGATCAGCCTGTTTTACATCAGACTCTCCCTGTTAATTGCTGTAGTGATGGTTATTATAATGCTTTTGATGGAACATTTCATCTATCTTACCAATATCCATCTTGGTAAACAATCCTGGATCGCTTACCTAAGTGTTTTTGTGATGACCTGGATCTTCCAGTTCATCGGACATAAAATAGAAGGGAAGAAACCGTCATTTCTTAAAGATCTTCAGTTCCTATTAATCGGTCCCATATGGCTGTTGGGCTTTATTCTCAAAAAAATAGGGATCAGGTATTAA
- a CDS encoding helix-turn-helix domain-containing protein — translation MSALEKFGVEIFTQRNIFERIAVDKPFRPDNPAFIFIKSGTIKLRQHFSDLEVSANMFMVTDPQTIYEVVAVSDDFQSRMVSYKREFISALSLKFNRLITYRYFRQQMNRGVPFPEEEMEVVWKSVNFLKYILDSETEMLYKKEMVEHLFSVFCYQMAGIISKEDNNSMNQMSRQEEIVFVFLTDLSEYHLTERTVEFYAERQSITTRHLSSVVKEVTGKTASHIIALIVINEAKVLLNSSSKPVSEISSILGFSDQYAFSHFFKKHLEVSPRQYRHQFES, via the coding sequence ATGTCTGCCTTAGAAAAATTCGGAGTTGAAATTTTTACGCAACGTAATATTTTCGAGAGAATAGCTGTCGATAAGCCTTTCCGTCCTGATAATCCGGCATTTATTTTTATAAAATCCGGTACCATAAAGCTTCGTCAGCACTTCAGTGATCTTGAGGTTTCTGCCAATATGTTTATGGTAACCGACCCGCAGACAATTTATGAAGTGGTGGCGGTGAGTGATGATTTTCAGTCCAGAATGGTTTCCTATAAAAGAGAATTTATCTCAGCTCTTTCCCTAAAATTCAACAGGTTAATTACTTACCGCTATTTCAGACAGCAGATGAATAGAGGAGTTCCTTTTCCTGAAGAAGAAATGGAAGTAGTCTGGAAAAGTGTTAATTTCCTAAAATATATTCTTGACTCTGAAACTGAGATGCTGTACAAAAAGGAAATGGTAGAACATCTTTTTTCTGTTTTCTGTTATCAGATGGCGGGAATTATTTCCAAGGAAGACAATAACTCCATGAATCAGATGTCTAGACAGGAAGAAATTGTTTTTGTATTCCTTACTGATCTTTCCGAATATCACCTTACAGAAAGAACTGTGGAGTTCTATGCCGAACGGCAATCGATTACAACCAGACATCTTTCTTCGGTTGTAAAGGAAGTGACAGGGAAAACAGCGAGTCATATTATTGCTTTAATTGTAATTAATGAGGCAAAAGTACTTTTAAACTCATCCAGTAAACCGGTTTCGGAGATTTCTTCAATCCTTGGTTTTAGTGATCAGTATGCATTTTCTCACTTTTTTAAAAAACATCTGGAAGTAAGTCCCAGACAATACAGACACCAGTTCGAAAGCTAA
- a CDS encoding TolC family protein — MTKKIKTALSVLIAAFPALFFSQQIKQMTAGEVAELAVQNHQQLKVSAQNIDIAKQNTNVVKLQKLPTITASTSQFYLGDAVAIDKDFSNSTKVPMPHYGSSYAVQATQLIFKGGLVNKSIEMAGLREQLSELDLEKNKQDVKFLVISNYLDVYKIINQEEVFQNNKKLAQERLKNIQKFYQQGMVTRNEVIRGELALKNLDQGILTLSNNKKILNYNLNIALGLSSDTEIVPTENLDNKEAGIGMDYYVSLAHDRNPMLKSAQKNIDVADKNIEIIRTDNMPTVAGFGGYTLQRPITTRNPVLDMYSGGWQTGVSLSYNIDNLYKTKEKVKLGELQKNQASDAMTLVQQNVDMGVNAAYTKYQEAIQQADILNDSKRLAEENYKITEAKYLNQLAVQAEMIDAQNQKLQSELDYANAEINVLYQYYNLLKSTGTL; from the coding sequence ATGACAAAGAAAATAAAAACAGCACTATCAGTTTTGATAGCGGCTTTTCCTGCGCTGTTTTTTTCACAACAGATTAAACAGATGACCGCAGGTGAGGTGGCCGAATTGGCTGTCCAAAATCATCAGCAGTTGAAAGTTTCCGCTCAAAATATTGATATTGCAAAGCAGAATACCAATGTTGTAAAGCTTCAGAAACTGCCTACTATCACAGCTTCTACAAGTCAATTCTATTTAGGCGATGCAGTAGCAATTGATAAAGACTTTTCGAATTCTACAAAGGTTCCGATGCCACATTATGGAAGTTCTTATGCCGTACAGGCTACACAGCTGATCTTTAAGGGAGGATTGGTGAACAAATCTATTGAAATGGCGGGACTTCGTGAACAGCTTTCTGAATTGGATCTGGAGAAAAACAAACAGGATGTGAAATTTTTAGTGATTTCAAATTATCTGGATGTATACAAGATTATTAATCAGGAAGAGGTTTTTCAGAATAACAAAAAGTTAGCTCAGGAACGTCTTAAAAATATCCAGAAGTTCTATCAGCAGGGAATGGTAACCAGAAACGAAGTAATTCGTGGGGAACTTGCCCTTAAAAACCTGGATCAGGGTATTCTGACTCTTTCAAACAATAAAAAAATCCTTAATTATAATTTAAATATTGCGTTAGGTTTATCTTCTGATACGGAAATTGTCCCTACTGAAAATCTGGACAATAAAGAAGCGGGAATTGGAATGGATTATTATGTGAGTCTTGCTCATGATAGGAATCCAATGTTGAAATCTGCTCAAAAAAACATAGATGTTGCTGACAAGAACATTGAAATTATAAGAACCGATAATATGCCAACTGTGGCGGGATTCGGTGGATATACTTTACAAAGACCAATTACTACGAGAAATCCTGTCTTGGATATGTATTCTGGAGGATGGCAGACAGGTGTTTCTCTTAGTTACAATATAGATAACCTGTATAAAACAAAGGAAAAAGTAAAACTGGGTGAGCTGCAAAAGAATCAGGCCAGTGATGCGATGACCCTTGTACAGCAGAATGTAGATATGGGAGTGAATGCGGCCTATACAAAATATCAGGAAGCAATTCAGCAGGCAGATATTCTAAATGATTCTAAAAGACTGGCAGAGGAAAACTACAAGATCACTGAAGCCAAATATCTTAATCAATTGGCTGTACAGGCGGAAATGATTGATGCCCAGAACCAGAAACTGCAATCAGAGCTGGATTATGCCAATGCGGAGATCAATGTTTTGTATCAATACTATAACCTTTTGAAATCTACAGGAACTCTTTAA
- a CDS encoding HlyD family secretion protein, with protein sequence MENKEQTTQNTTPAQATTSGDGKKKQNKTNKIRAIISNIIVFLIIGFGLFWLIREYFHIGNKTYTEAAQVEEFINPINTRVSAYIKDIKFIEHQRVKKGDTLVILDNREILTQLGQAEAAYQNAMAQKSATSSSVNTVSNNINVMQSNIAGAKARLWNAEQNLNRYKNLLTAEAVTRQQYDQVKTEYDAQKATYETLVNQKQSANLSTTEVKSRLGINDAEINRTKSALDMAKINLSYTVITAPYDGIMGRRTISEGQLIQPGQQVATIVLNGQKWVTANFLESQMPHIKVGEKITMTADALGGQKFEGVVTAISAATGSRYSSVPTDNSTGNFIKVQQRIPVRIEFTASNKKENLEKLSAGMNMNVNIN encoded by the coding sequence ATGGAAAACAAGGAACAAACAACTCAAAATACAACACCGGCTCAAGCAACAACTAGCGGAGATGGCAAAAAAAAGCAAAATAAGACCAACAAAATAAGAGCAATCATTTCTAATATTATCGTTTTTCTGATTATTGGCTTTGGATTGTTTTGGTTAATACGTGAATACTTCCACATCGGAAATAAAACATACACAGAAGCAGCCCAGGTAGAAGAATTTATCAATCCTATCAACACAAGGGTTTCTGCTTATATTAAAGACATAAAATTTATAGAACACCAAAGAGTAAAAAAGGGTGATACCTTGGTTATTCTTGATAATCGTGAGATTTTAACGCAATTGGGACAGGCTGAAGCGGCTTATCAAAATGCAATGGCTCAAAAGTCGGCAACAAGCTCTTCTGTGAATACAGTTTCCAACAATATCAATGTGATGCAGTCTAATATTGCAGGAGCAAAAGCAAGACTTTGGAATGCGGAACAAAACTTAAACCGATATAAAAATCTTTTGACTGCAGAGGCGGTAACAAGACAACAATATGATCAGGTAAAAACAGAATATGATGCTCAAAAGGCAACTTACGAAACATTGGTGAATCAAAAGCAATCGGCTAACCTTTCCACTACAGAGGTAAAAAGCAGATTAGGAATTAATGATGCTGAAATTAACAGAACAAAATCTGCCCTGGATATGGCAAAAATCAATCTTTCTTATACCGTAATTACAGCTCCTTATGATGGGATAATGGGGAGAAGAACTATTTCTGAGGGACAATTGATCCAACCGGGGCAGCAGGTAGCTACTATTGTTCTAAATGGTCAGAAATGGGTGACAGCTAACTTCCTGGAAAGCCAGATGCCTCATATTAAAGTAGGAGAAAAAATAACGATGACAGCTGATGCCTTAGGAGGACAGAAATTTGAGGGGGTTGTAACAGCTATTTCTGCAGCAACAGGATCAAGATATTCAAGCGTACCAACGGATAATTCAACAGGAAACTTCATCAAGGTACAGCAAAGAATTCCTGTGAGAATAGAGTTTACAGCTTCCAATAAAAAGGAAAACCTGGAGAAACTGAGTGCCGGGATGAACATGAATGTAAATATTAACTAA
- a CDS encoding MFS transporter yields MYNKGLYSDWVPKPVQLLLIVLLLAVVMPLGGVYTGNISYLVSGTGAMTEYFMWANYATTIGMGACMPIVLRMKMRFKVRDKMVTLLVLLGLLSYINATTLQPMIFVFSSLLIGFMKMMVTIELFLPLMMMIGNRGMFYGVFYTFVLVMNQVAVYYSAEFALLYNWQQFYILTSVLCFILGLIHWIFMHDKYFALKVPLHYIDWLSIILFISAFMFSAYVYSFGRQQDWLNSKNIISASIAAFVSFALLTIRQLTLKRPYLSFKIFTRNNVLHGLFMLFWLGMFLGTATLQNTFAVGVLGYDLLTNAWLSMLMIPGIIVAGAIAIFWFKKEKPLKMYIFSGFSAMMGYVIIMYFSMVLEFNYDNWYLPMFLKGYGMCSLFISVWFYTLDKLEMNDMLAAIGLVLVWRTFLAVGIFSAIYSWFQYHFQVIAIGDLAVYMDGMTVSPQNVAANMKAIQLNAIIIASKKIFGYIILAGFGVLLYVITHHFGAKRFKYFRFVRVLGGKSVIARRRLRERKKLLEEIKDAAGPAM; encoded by the coding sequence ATGTACAACAAAGGATTATATAGCGATTGGGTGCCAAAACCCGTACAGCTTCTGCTGATTGTGTTACTGCTTGCAGTGGTAATGCCTTTGGGTGGTGTGTATACGGGAAACATCAGTTATCTGGTGAGTGGTACAGGCGCAATGACGGAATATTTTATGTGGGCGAACTATGCTACTACAATAGGAATGGGGGCCTGTATGCCGATTGTCCTCAGAATGAAGATGAGATTCAAGGTGAGAGATAAAATGGTTACCTTATTAGTGCTTTTGGGACTACTAAGCTACATCAATGCAACCACTTTACAACCCATGATCTTTGTATTTAGCTCCCTGCTTATTGGGTTCATGAAGATGATGGTGACCATAGAGCTGTTTTTACCGCTTATGATGATGATCGGAAACCGTGGAATGTTCTATGGAGTATTCTATACATTCGTACTCGTAATGAATCAGGTAGCCGTTTATTATTCAGCAGAATTCGCTCTTCTTTATAACTGGCAGCAATTTTACATACTGACGTCTGTTTTATGCTTTATTCTGGGACTTATACATTGGATTTTTATGCACGATAAATATTTTGCGCTGAAAGTTCCTTTACATTATATTGATTGGCTGAGTATCATACTTTTCATTTCTGCATTTATGTTTTCTGCCTATGTATATTCTTTCGGAAGACAGCAGGACTGGCTGAACTCAAAGAATATTATCAGTGCCAGCATCGCAGCATTTGTCAGTTTTGCACTACTCACCATTCGGCAGTTAACATTAAAGAGACCTTATCTTTCGTTTAAGATTTTTACAAGGAATAATGTGCTTCACGGGTTGTTTATGCTATTCTGGCTGGGGATGTTCTTGGGAACAGCAACACTTCAGAATACTTTTGCAGTAGGGGTTTTAGGATACGATTTATTAACGAATGCCTGGTTAAGTATGCTGATGATTCCGGGAATTATTGTAGCCGGAGCCATTGCAATCTTTTGGTTTAAAAAAGAAAAACCATTGAAGATGTACATATTTTCAGGATTTTCTGCCATGATGGGATATGTAATTATTATGTATTTCTCCATGGTTCTGGAATTCAATTATGACAATTGGTACCTGCCAATGTTCCTGAAAGGCTACGGAATGTGTTCCCTGTTTATTTCAGTATGGTTTTATACACTGGATAAGCTTGAAATGAATGACATGCTTGCCGCAATCGGATTAGTATTGGTATGGAGAACCTTTTTGGCGGTTGGGATCTTCTCTGCCATATATTCATGGTTTCAATACCATTTTCAGGTTATTGCCATAGGAGACCTTGCGGTTTACATGGACGGCATGACTGTCTCTCCCCAAAATGTTGCCGCCAATATGAAAGCCATTCAGCTGAATGCAATCATTATAGCCAGTAAAAAGATATTCGGATATATTATTCTGGCAGGTTTTGGAGTGCTGCTTTATGTGATTACTCACCATTTTGGAGCAAAAAGATTCAAATATTTCAGATTTGTAAGAGTTCTTGGCGGTAAATCTGTTATTGCAAGAAGAAGACTTCGCGAACGAAAAAAATTATTAGAAGAAATAAAAGACGCAGCTGGGCCTGCGATGTAA
- a CDS encoding TonB-dependent receptor, which produces MKKQYAFIGLLASGLFFSQTAKDSTASKGIDDVVIVASRKPTKISEIPGTVWVVQKEKIQEQAKSGVPIKEMLSILIPSMDIGPQGRTNYGQNMRGRSALVMIDGVSLNSIRAISRQLDAIDPFNIERIEVLSGASSIYGGNATGGIINIITKAPSKKGISGETELGVRTGFMGKDDHDFRAAQSIAGKGEKFFGRLGVAYQQNGGVYGADQKQLFTDITQTDLQYNQSIDILATGGYQFNNKHKITASLQYYNSKFNGDKSLYLGENLSAFTTKKGSLLEMRDGFSSDKNVGTERYMGTVTYNGNGILGGQDLYVQFATRGEKLGFYPFPGNIAINATDKIAYMSSSQQDTYYSGIKALLSKSWRGLNVTYGADIDFERFEGNQSVYNIAKTMSSGGLINETQYRLGRYPTNRSQSYAGYVQAKYNILPKLQLNAGVRYQHMNVKMDDFVGSEQQTQVAMGYGKSASAIPGGESSYNVTLANAGLLYKINEQHQVWGTFSQGASLADPAKFYGIGKYALNGGNWDVVSSINVKEQPLQPIKTNQFEMGYRVNKGGLRAQVAGFLSTSDKTVTVDRKTFQILVNDLKLRNMGIEAEISYSLNNGVYFGASGLLIKSEVDNKGEWQKQDISSASPSKLVTYIGYNVNNWSFRFQSLQNFKQKDELNNVVEGYNTSDLMMGYRFNWGKFNLGIQNLFNIDYQTIWSKRSQVLYSSYGIPELFNYKGRGRTFNLSYTFEF; this is translated from the coding sequence ATGAAAAAGCAGTACGCATTCATAGGTCTGTTAGCATCGGGATTATTCTTTTCCCAAACAGCAAAAGACTCTACAGCCTCTAAAGGTATTGATGATGTTGTCATCGTGGCATCTAGAAAACCTACAAAAATCTCTGAAATTCCAGGTACGGTTTGGGTAGTACAGAAAGAAAAAATTCAGGAACAAGCCAAAAGTGGAGTTCCCATCAAGGAAATGTTATCAATTCTTATTCCAAGTATGGATATCGGTCCTCAGGGAAGAACCAATTACGGACAAAATATGAGAGGACGTTCAGCCTTAGTAATGATAGACGGGGTTTCACTGAACAGTATCCGTGCCATCAGCCGTCAGTTGGACGCCATTGATCCCTTTAATATTGAAAGAATAGAGGTGCTTTCAGGGGCAAGCTCTATCTACGGTGGAAATGCAACCGGTGGTATCATTAATATCATTACAAAAGCACCATCCAAAAAAGGAATCAGCGGAGAAACCGAACTTGGAGTACGTACAGGTTTTATGGGAAAAGATGACCATGATTTCCGTGCTGCACAATCCATTGCAGGAAAAGGAGAGAAATTCTTCGGAAGACTAGGAGTAGCCTACCAACAAAATGGTGGAGTATACGGAGCCGATCAGAAACAGCTTTTTACAGATATTACACAAACCGATCTTCAGTATAACCAATCTATCGACATTTTGGCGACTGGAGGATATCAGTTTAACAATAAACATAAAATAACAGCTTCACTTCAATATTACAACTCCAAGTTTAATGGGGACAAAAGCTTGTATTTAGGAGAAAACCTAAGCGCTTTCACTACTAAAAAAGGAAGCCTGCTGGAAATGAGAGATGGCTTTTCCTCCGATAAAAATGTAGGAACAGAACGTTATATGGGAACCGTTACCTATAACGGAAACGGAATTCTTGGCGGACAGGATTTATATGTTCAATTTGCCACACGAGGTGAAAAACTTGGATTTTATCCTTTCCCTGGGAATATAGCTATCAACGCTACAGACAAAATTGCGTACATGTCTTCCTCACAGCAAGATACCTATTATTCAGGAATAAAAGCTTTATTATCAAAGTCATGGAGAGGATTGAACGTTACCTATGGAGCAGACATCGATTTTGAAAGATTTGAAGGAAATCAATCTGTTTATAATATTGCTAAAACAATGTCCAGTGGCGGGTTGATTAATGAAACACAATACAGATTAGGAAGATATCCTACCAACCGTTCTCAAAGCTATGCAGGGTATGTTCAGGCAAAATATAACATTCTTCCTAAATTGCAACTTAATGCCGGGGTACGTTATCAGCACATGAATGTAAAAATGGATGATTTTGTAGGATCCGAGCAGCAAACACAGGTGGCAATGGGATACGGAAAGTCTGCATCTGCCATTCCCGGAGGTGAAAGTTCCTATAATGTAACATTGGCCAATGCCGGATTACTATATAAAATCAATGAACAGCACCAGGTTTGGGGAACATTCTCACAAGGAGCAAGCTTGGCAGATCCTGCTAAATTCTATGGAATTGGAAAATATGCATTGAATGGAGGGAATTGGGATGTTGTTTCAAGTATCAACGTAAAAGAACAACCTTTACAACCCATCAAGACCAATCAGTTTGAAATGGGATACCGTGTTAACAAAGGCGGATTAAGAGCGCAGGTTGCCGGATTCTTAAGTACTTCTGATAAGACCGTTACAGTGGACAGAAAGACATTCCAGATCCTTGTCAATGATTTAAAATTAAGAAATATGGGAATCGAGGCTGAGATCTCCTATTCTCTAAACAATGGTGTTTACTTCGGAGCAAGCGGACTTTTAATTAAGTCTGAGGTAGACAACAAAGGAGAATGGCAGAAACAGGATATTTCCAGTGCTTCACCATCGAAATTGGTTACTTATATTGGCTACAATGTGAACAACTGGTCGTTTAGATTCCAGTCATTGCAGAACTTCAAGCAAAAGGATGAACTTAATAACGTTGTTGAGGGCTACAATACTTCAGATCTTATGATGGGATACCGATTCAATTGGGGGAAATTCAATCTGGGTATTCAGAATTTATTCAACATAGATTACCAAACGATCTGGAGCAAGCGTTCACAGGTTTTATATTCTAGCTACGGAATTCCTGAATTGTTTAACTACAAAGGAAGAGGAAGAACATTCAACCTGTCTTATACCTTTGAATTTTAA